One Sulfitobacter sp. M39 genomic window, CGGTTACAGAAGATTGAGTCTGCGTTTCGCAAGCGGCGAGTGCGCCAACCATAGGCAGGACCAAAAGTAGCTTTTTCATGATATACTCCATACTAGCTTCAGTACTTAACGCTATGTAACGGGTTTGGTTCCAGTAAGATTATTTTGATCGGCAACAAAGTGCCTGAGCGGCAGCCTATTTGCTGCCGAACACCCGCCCCATTGCCCCATCCACGGCGGCGATGATCTGATTAATGTCGTCTTCTTTAGCGATCAAGGCGGGGCTGAAGCAAAGGGTGTTGTTCTTGCCCGGCACCGACCGGTTGGTCGCCCCGATGATCACGCCCTGCGCCATACAGTCTGCGACGACCGCTTGAATCTGCGCTTCGACAACGGGAACGCGGGTGCTGCGGTCTTGGACCAGCTCTGCGCCAAGGAACAGACCCTTGCCGCGCACCTGACCGATCACGTCATATTTGTCGGATAGCTCTTCAAGCTCTTCGAGCATGTATTGCCCCATGTCGCGGGTGTTTTGCAGCAGGTTTTCGCGTTCGATAATCGCCATGTTTTCAATCGCGGCGGTGGGGCCAGCAGTGCATCCCCCGAAGGTAGAGATATCGCGGAAGTAGTTCAGCGGGTCGCTGGCGTCGTCCTTGAACAGGTTAAAGACCTCTTCGGTGGTCACAAGACAGGCAATCGCCGCATAGCCCGAGGCCACACCTTTGGCCATCGTGACCATATCGGGCTGGATGCCGAAATGCTGGTAGCCGAACCATTCGCCGGTGCGCCCGATGCCGCAGACGACTTCGTCGATGTGCAGCAGCACGTCATACTTGCGGCAAATCTCTTGCACCCGTTCCCAGTAGCCGTCCGGAGGCGTGATGACACCGCCGCCCGCCGTGACGGGTTCAAGACACAGCCCGCCCACGGTGTCGGGCCCTTCGGCGAGGATGATCTTCTCGATCTGATCCGCAGCCCAAACGCCGTAGTTATCCTCTGGCGCGCCGTCTTGTTCGAACTTGCGATACTCTAGGCAGTGGGGCACGCGGACGAACCCATCGGTGAAGGGGCCGTATTGCGCATTGCGTTCTTCCTGACCGCCCGCAGACAGACAAGCGATGGTCGTGCCGTGGTAGTCGCGGTCGCGATACAGGATTTTGTGCTTCTTGCCGCCATAGCGTTTGTGGGCGATCTGACGGATCATCTTGAAGGCTTTCTCGTTCGCCTCGGAGCCGGAGTTGCAATAGTACAGTCGGCTCATGCCCGGCATCTTGTCGATCAGCTTTTCCGCAAAGATCGACCCCGGAATAGACCCGGCAGAGCCCGCAAAATAGTTCAGCTTGATCAGCTGGTCGCGCACGGCGTTGGCAATGCTTTCACGGCCATAGCCGACGTTGACGGTCCAGACACCACCGGACACCGCGTCCAGATGCTCTTTGCCCTTTTGGTCCCAGACACGCATGCCTTTGCCTTCGACAATGATCCGTGGGTCCGTGGTTTCATAGGCTTTGTGCTGGCTGAGGTGGTGCCAGATGTGCGCGCGATCTGCCTCGACCACACGGGAGATATCGTTTTCGCTAAATGTACCATCCATGTGCGTGACCTTTCCGAGGTTGGGATTGGGGGCGGGTGGTAAAGCACCCTGTTTTTAAGGCCGCATCGCAAACGCGCCTCGCGTCCGTTTCGGCCCATGTGCAGTGATTGTTAGGAGCAACTTCCCCCTCTGAAAAGGAAAAACCTGCCACATAGGGGGGCGGGGCGGGGAAGATAGACGCAAAAAGGGCCGGAATTGATTAAAATTCCGGCCCCTAAGCGTTTGATTGATCTGTATTTCCCCGTTTTCAGACTGGGGGTAGGTCTTGCCGCTTATTTCGGGCGAAAGCTCGACTTGCCGCGTTTGGGGGCTGCATCGCCGCCACCGGCTTTTCCCGAGGGTTTGCCGCCCTTGGGTTTCGCGCCCACTTTGCCCGGTGGGACAAAGCGTTTCGACGGGTCAGCGGCGCGGGCCTTGAACGGTTTATCCGCTGGTTTGCCGTCGCCACGGGGGCGGTCCGCCCCACGATCCGCTGGCTTTTCCTTTTTCCAGACGGCTTTGGCTTTGGGCTTGCCGCCGGGTTTGTCAAAGCTGTCGGGCTTGCCCGCAGACTTGGGTTTAGGCGCGGCACCGGGCTTCATCGGAGACCGTTCGGTCTTGTGCGACTTGGGCGGGCGTTCGCCTTTGGGGGCCTTGGGCTTGTCAAACTTCGGCTTGTCGCCGCGCGGTTTGTCGAACCCTTTGTCGGGGCGCGGGCCACGTGGCTTGTCGTAGGAGACCGATGCTTCTTCGGTGCTGGCCGCACGTGGTTTGCGCGGTGCACGTGGTGCGTCAGGGTCATAGGGTGCGCGGTCGGGGCGGGGGCCACGATCGGGGCGTGGGCCGTTGTCAGAACGGGGGGCGCCGCGGTTCGGTTTGGGGCCACGGCCGCCGGGCTTGGGCCCGCGCGACAGATCGGGGGCCTTGTCGAGCTTGGTCACAACCGCGCCGTCTTCGACCTTCATGTCGGGGCCAAGCGCGTTGGTGAATTTGTCTGCCGAGGTCGCGAGGATCTCGACAAAGGTATGGCTGGGCTGTACGCGGATCGCGCCCACGTCATCCTTGGTCAGATCGCCCATGCGACAGATCATCGGCAGGATGGTGCGGGGTTCGGCGTCATCATTGCGCCCGATCGAGATCGAGAACCAGACCGACGGGCCAAAGTCACCACGGGGGCGTTCGTCGGCAGGGGTGCCGGGCTCTGCCAGCTGCTCGGGCGCGGACTGGCGTGCACGGTACAGGTTCACAAAGGCCGTCGCCAGTTGCTCGGCGCTGAACTGATCCACCAGATTGGCGACAAAGCCAGTCGCATCATCGGGGATCGGGTTCGACCAAGCGGAATCAGCCAGCAATCGCTTTTCGTCTTCGGCGTTTACTTCTTCGGCAGAGGGCGGGTTGGCCCATTCGACCTTCAGCTTGGCGCCGCCCAGCAGACGGTTTGCCTTGCTGCGCATCTTGGCCGGAACGATCAGCGCGGACACACCCTTGCGACCGGCGCGACCGGTACGGCCCGAGCGGTGCAGCAACGTGTCAGAGTTCGACGGCAGATCGGCATGCACCACCAGTTCGAGGTTGGGCAGGTCGATCCCGCGTGCGGCCACATCTGTCGCGATACAGACGCGCGCGCGCCCGTCGCGCAGCGCCTGCAGCGCGTTGGTGCGTTCGGATTGCGTCAGCTCGCCCGACAGCGCCACGACTGAAAATCCGCGGTTGGTAAAGCGAGTGGTCAGGCGCGCGACGGCGGCGCGGGTGTTGCAGAAGACGATGGCGTTTTTCGCCTCGTAGAACCGCAGCACGTTGATGATCGCGTTTTCAGTGTCGCGCGGGTGCACGTTCAGCGCACGGTATTCGATGTCGGCGTGTTGTTTCTTTTCGCCCACGGTTTCGACGCGCTGCGCATCACGCTGGTAGGATTTGGCCAGCTTGGCGATCGCCGCAGGCACGGTGGCCGAGAACAACAGCGTGCGGCGTTCTTCCGGCGCTTCGGAGAGGATGAATTCCAGCTCTTCGCGGAAACCCAGATCAAGCATCTCGTCCGCTTCATCCAGCACCACGGCACGAATGTCGGACAGGTTGATGTTGTTGCGTTTGATGTGGTCGCACAGGCGGCCCGGTGTCGCGACGACGATATGCGCGCCACGGTCCAGCGCACGACGTTCGGTGCGTGTGTCCATGCCGCCAACGCAGGTGGTCACGACCGCACCGGCCTTGCCATAAAGCCACGTCAGCTCGCGGCTGACCTGCATGGCCAATTCGCGCGTCGGTGCGATGATCAGCGCCAGGGGCGCGCCGGCGTGTCCGAATTTTTCATCGTCGCCCAAAAGGGTCGGTGCGATGGCGAGACCAAAGGCCACTGTCTTGCCGGACCCCGTTTGGGCTGACACCAGAAGGTCGGCCTCGACCAGATCTGGGTTGGTAACCGCCTCTTGGACGGGGGTAAGCGAATCATAGCCTTGGGTGGCAAGCGCGTCTGCGATGGTTTGGATCAAGGGATTGTCCTGTCTGAGAAAATGTCGCGCTACAAATACGCGCGTCGCGGCAAAAGCGGATACGCCAGCCACGTGTTGCGCCCGTCCCTAGTCGGTTGTGGCGCAAATGTACATCTCTTTGTCAGGCGCGCAGGGCAAGGCAGCTATGCTTGCCCGTCGCTGTTTCAGGCGCTGACGGCATCCCCCCACGCGGACATCACCTCTGTCACGCCGGTATTTTCATCGCCCGCACGCCCGACGGCTGAGGGGCAGGCGAAGTGATAGGGGAAGATCGTGCGCGGCGCGGTCACCACATTGTCCAGTGTGTCTTGCAACGTCGCGATCACTTGCGGCGGCAGCGCCAGATCCACGATGGTCACATCGGCAAGGCTCATATCCGTGCGCGGCGCATGAAAGGCGGTTTCCAGATCCATTCCGTAGTCCAGCAGCAGGGATGTCAGTTCGACCACAGCGGGCATGATCTTGCGCCCGCCCGATGCCCCAAGCGCGAATTGCGCACCGTCGGCACGCTCCAGCAGCGTGGGGCACATATTCGCAAGGCAGCGTTTATCCGGCCCAAGCGAGTTCGGCTTGCCCTGTTCAGGGTCAAACCACATGATGCCGTTGTTCATCAGGATGCCCGATTGCGGCAACATCATCCGCGAGCCAAAGATCGACAGCAGCGTTTGGGTGACGGCGACCATATTGCCTGCCGCATCAACGACGCTGAAATGTGTGGTGCAGGACGGGTCGGGTTCATGTTCGATATCGCCCATCGTGTCATAGCGTTCCTGGTTGGCCTGCCGGATGGCACGGTCATAGGCAATGAACGCCTCGGCGTCGGGGGTGTCGGTGCCGGGCTGCCAGGCGGTCATCAGGTCAAGCGCGCGGCGCATGGTCGGGCCAGCGGTCAGGGTCGGTGTGGCGATGACCTCGTGCCCGCGATAGGCATAGTGCATCGCGTCGACCAATGTCGCCTGATACTGCGCCAGATCCTCCGCCGTATGGTGCCCGCCGGCGGCTTGCAGATCGGCCACGATAGACTGCGCCAAAGGCCCCTCGTAAAACGCGCGTGGTCCGTCCTTGGCCACGGTGCGCAGCGACGCGGCAAGACGGCTAAGGTCGCATTTCGTCTCGCCCAAGGCGGTCCAGCCAGAGGATTTGGGAAAGCCGTCTTCGTCCAGAAACGTCTCGGCCGAGGCGGGGAAGGGGGCGAGGTCTTTGGCCGAGCCGCCAAGGATCAGCTGTGTGTACCAGTCCACAGGCAGACCATCATCGGCAAGCTTGATCGCAGGCGCCAGCAGATCGGCCCAAGGTTTCGTGGCAAAGCTTTCATGCGCCAGACCCATGCCCGCGACCTGACCGGGAATGGCAATCGCCTTGGCCCCAAACACATTGCGGTCTTCCAGCACCGAAGGCCAGGGGAACAGATCGCCCGCCTTGCCGCCCACGATGGGATAGTCCGCGACATCCAGCCCCTTGGGGGATTTCATCCCGAATTCGATGACCTTGGCCGTCTTTTCGCCCGCCATGCGCACGACCATAAAGCCGCCGCCGCCCATACCGCTCATCCAGGGTTCAGCCGCGCCAAGCGCAAAGGAGGTGGCAATCGCCGCATCCACCGCATTGCCGCCCTGCGCCATGACATCCGCCCCGACCTGCGCGGCGACACGGCTTTGCGAGGCGACGATCCCCTTGCGGCTGCGGGTCGCGGGTTTGGTGATCTGCCAAGAGGCATTCTGCTGCTGGGTCATTGGGGGCATCCTGATGTTTAGATGTGCCTACCCAACGCCAGTGTCAGCAGATTTGCAACCTTGAGGGGCCCTGCGGCCCCATTGGTCAGTTGCTTTGTGTCGGTGCCGCTGAAAATGCGAACACGGGGGGCTGCGTCATCTCGTTCGACGGCGCGGATTTCGCATCGGGATAGATGAACCCGTTGATCGGATAGACACTGCCGTAGGACCCAGCCTGGCTTTCAAGGCGCACATCGGACCAGTCGTTCAGCGGAGATACGTCTTGTACGCTCATCCCAAGCGAGATCTTGTTGCGCTTCCAATTGGCGTGATCGACCTTGATCTCGCGCGGGGAAACGACTTCGGAGACGACGGCAACATGGCCCATAGGGTTCCGGCTGGTGCCTTTGAACGCCATGACCGACCCGACGACGGGTTCTTTGCCGCGTTCGTACAGGCCGTTGGCTTGCGCCCACCACGTATTGGCATTGCCGCGGATTTGAACGCCGCTGGCATTGCGTGCGAAGGGCACGCACCAGACGCGCTGCCCTTTGGATTGCAAAACGCGAACCTCGCGGATCGCCATGGCGTGCAGGTCGGGGTTGATACCCGCCTGACCAATGGTCTGAATTTCAGACGGGCCGCGGGCGCAGGCTGCTGTCATCAGCAGGGCCACACACAAAAAAGGAATTCCAACTTTCGATGACCACTGGCGTTTCACGCTCATTTATCTGTCCTGCTGCCCGTTTCATTCACCTTACTGTCCCAGTAAAGTCCGGCAGACATTCCGCGATTCTTGCCGAAAAACAAAGCGTCAGGATTCCTGTGGGCAAAATTCCGCCACTATTATTGCAAATTGTTAATTTTCGGGAACCGGCCGAAGGCCGCCGATTTTGACAATTAGGTCCAGCAGCTCTGCCACACCCTTATCGTGTTTCATCTCGGCAAAGAGATAGGGCAGATCGCCGCGCATCCGTTTGGCGTCACGGTCCATCACCTCTAGTGATGCGCCCACATGCGGGGCGAGGTCGGTTTTGTTGATGATCAGGATATCCGACTTGGTGATCGCTGGCCCGCCCTTGCGCGGGATCTCTTCGCCCGCAGCAACGTCGATGACATAAAGCGTCACATCCGCCAGCTCGGGGCTGAAGGTCGCCGACAGGTTATCGCCACCGGATTCGATGAGCACACAGTCCAGATCGGGGTGGCGGTCGCGCATCCGGGCTACGGCGGCAAGATTGATCGACGCATCCTCGCGGATGGCGGTGTGGGGGCAGCCGCCCGTCTCGACCCCGATGATCCGGTCCTGCGGCAAGACCTGAAGCCGCATGAGCGCTTCGGCGTCCTCTTGGGTGTAGATATCATTGGTGATCACGCCGATCGACCAGCGGTCGCGCATAGCACGGCACAGGGCGGCGGTCGTCGTTGTCTTGCCCGCGCCAACGGGGCCACCAATGCCAATACGAAGCGGTCCATGGGGGGAGGTCATGTCTGGAACATCCTTGAGTAAAGCGTTTCATGTCGCATCGACGCGATATCGGCCAGAAAACAGGCGCTGCCGATGTCGTCGATGGTTTGGGTCAGGGCCAGCGTCACCGTTTGGTGGCACAGCGGGGCAAGGGCGGTGATCACCCGCTGCCCGTCCGTTTGCCCCAAGGGCACCGCGCGGATTGCAGCAGACACCAATGCGCTGACGAAGGCGTGCAGGAACAGCTGCGCGCCTTGTGCCACGGGCAGCCCCTGCGCCGCGCAAGCCGCGCCAAAGGCGACGGGCAGCGTCAGGTCGGGGAGGTCATGCCCCCAGACGTCATTGACCACCCGCACAAAGGCCGCGCCCTGCTGGGTCATCTCGGTCAGCCGCTCTGACGAGGGGGCCAGCGCGCGCGCCAGCGCATCCACCTCGTCCACCCCCTTACCCGCAAAGCCAGCGTTCAGCAGGATCGCATCGGTCCGGCCTGCACCGTGGGTGATGATATCCGACAGCCACGCCTGAAGGCTGGCCGCATCGTGAATGGTGCCGTCCTGCACGGCCATTTCCAGCCCGTGGCTATAGCTGAACGCGCCGATGGGAAAGCTGGGCGACAGCCATTGCGCGAGCGTGATCAGGGCTTGGGTTTGCATCGTCCGGCGGGCCTAATGTGCGTGGCTGTGGGTGCGCCCGTGGCCATAGGCACCGCCCTCGGGAATGAACGGTTCGGACACATCCCGCAACGTCGCGCCGAGCTTGGTCAGCATGTCGCGGATCACATGGTCGTTCTGGATCAGCAGGCGGGCGGGTTCAAGCTGGCAGGGGCAGTGCCGGTTGCCGATATGCCATGCCAGCCGCACCAGATCGTCGCCGGTGATTTCCAGCAAGGCTTCCTTGGCCGCGATGACCTCGATGATCTGCCCGCCTTCAAGCTCGAACGCATCGCCGTGGTTCAGCGATTCCGTATGGGCGAGGTCCACGAGGAATCCGCGGTTATGGCTGGTCAGCAAGCGTTTGCGGCGCAGGAAGCGGTCGTCATAGGTCAGCACGCAGCTGTCATCCGCATGGTCCCACTGGCCGTGGCGCTTGATCGTATGGGCGGGAGGAAGGTCGGTCATCTAGGGGCCTCAGAACATGAAATAGCGTTGCGCCATGGGGACGGTTTCAGCGGGCGCGCAGGTCAGCAGCTCGCCGTCCGCGCGGACTTCGTAGGTTTCGGGGTTTACCTCTACCTTGGGGGTGGCCGCATTATGGATCAGATCGGATTTGCCGATGTTGCGGGTGTTTTGAACGGCAATGGTCTGTTTGCGCAGGCCAAGGCTGTCGCGCAGCCCGTTCGATTGCGCGGCTTCCGAGATAAAGGTCACCGCACAATGCTGGAGCGCACTGCCATAGGCCCCGAACATCGGACGGGTATAGACCGGTTGCGGCGTGGGGATCGACGCATTCGGATCGCCCATCTGCGCCACCACGATCATGCCCGACATCAATACCATTTCCGGCTTCACACCAAAGAAGGCGGGGTTCCACAGCACCAGATCGGCCTTCTTGCCGACCTCGATCGACCCGACCTCGCGGCTGACACCATGGGCGATGGCGGGGTTGATCGTGTATTTCGCGATATAGCGTTTGACGCGGAAGTTATCGTTGTCGCCGGTTTCTTCCGGCAAGCGCCCGCGCTGCTTGCGCATCTTGTCAGCGGTTTGCCATGTGCGGATCAGCACCTCGCCCACACGGCCCATGGCCTGACTGTCAGAGGCGATGATAGAGAACGCGCCGATGTCATGCAGGATATCCTCGGCGGCAATCGTTTCGCGTCTGATCCGGCTTTCGGCAAAGGCAACGTCTTCGGGGATGGATTTATCAAGGTGGTGACAGACCATGAGCATGTCCAGATGCTCTTCGAGCGTGTTCACCGTGAAGGGGCGTGTCGGGTTGGTCGAAGACGGCAGCACGTGTTCTTCGCCGCAAATCTTGATGATGTCGGGGGCGTGGCCACCGCCTGCGCCCTCGGTGTGGAAGGCGTGGATGGTCCGGCCTTTCATCGCGCCAAGCGTATGTTCGACAAAGCCGGATTCGTTCAGCGTGTCGGTGTGGATCATCACCTGCACGTCCATATCGTCGGCGACCGACAGGCAGCAATCAATCGCGGCGGGGGTGGTGCCCCAATCCTCGTGCAGCTTCAGCGCGCAGGCCCCGCCGTTCACCATTTCAACCAGCGCGCCGGGTTGGCTGGCGTTGCCCTTGCCCGAGAGACCGATGTTCATCACCACACCATCCATCGCCTGCAACATGCGCCCTATGTGCCACGGGCCGGGGGTGCAGGTGGTGGCAAGCGTGCCATGCGCAGGACCGGTGCCGCCGCCAAAGCAGGTGGTCACGCCGGAATGCAGCGCGTCTTCCATCTGCTGGGGCGCGATAAAGTGGATGTGGCTGTCGAAACCGCCCGCGGTGAGGATGCGGCCTTCGCCTGCGATCACCTCGGTCCCCGGTCCGATGATGATATCGACATTGGGTTGGGTGTCGGGGTTGCCCGCCTTGCCAATCGCCGCGATGCGCCCGTCTTTCAGCGCGACATCCGCCTTGTAGATGCCCGAATGATCCACGATCAGCGCATTGGTGATCACAGTATCCACCGCACCGTTTGCCCGCGTGACCTGCGACTGGCCCATCCCGTCGCGGATCACCTTGCCGCCGCCGAATTTCACCTCTTCGCCATAGGTGGTCAGATCGCGTTCCACCTCGATGATAAGATCGGTGTCGGCCAGTCGCAGTCGGTCACCCGTGGTGGGGCCATACATCGCTGCATATTCAGAGCGGGGGAGTGTGGTGGTCATTGGTCTCTCTTTCCTCGAAGCGCCTTAGAGCGCGCCCATCACTTCAGCGTTGAACCCATACACCTTACGGTCGCCCGCCAGCGGGATCAGCTGCACCTCGCGGCGTTGACCGGGTTCAAAGCGCACTGCGGTGCCGGCGGCGATGTCCAGACGGTGACCACGCGCGGCGGCGCGGTCGAAGTCGAGCGCGGGGTTGGTTTCGGCAAAGTGGTAGTGACTGCCGACCTGCACGGGCCGGTCACCGGTATTGGCAACCATCAGGGTGATGGCCGTGCGATCGGCGTTCAGGGTGATGTCCCCTGTGGCGCACAGCACCTCTCCGGGGATCATTTGCGCGCCTTTTGGGGGGCCTTGACCCGCCCCCGCAGCGCGATGGCCGCGACGGTTGCGATGACGGCGAGCCCCATGAAGACAGGCATCCATTCGGCCCCGTGGGGGGCGATATGCACACCGGGGTGGGCAAGGGCAGGGCCGGCCATCAGGGCGGCGGGCAGGATCATCAGATGTTTCATAGCAGGGGCCTTTCTTGCGAATGGTGTCTAGCGGATAGGGTTGTGCACGGTGACCAGCTTGGTTCCGTCGGGGAAGGTGGCTTCGACCTGCACGTCGTGGATCATCTCGGCGATGCCCTCCATACAGTCGTCGCGGGTGATGACCTGGGCGCCAGCCTGCATCATCTCGGCCACGCTGCGGCCATCGCGCGCGCCTTCGACGACGGTGTCGGTGATCAGGGCAATCGCCTCGGGGTGGTTCAGCTTGACGCCACGGGCCAGACGCTTGCGCGCGACTTCGGCCGCCATGGCGATCAGCAGTTTGTCTTTTTCACGGGGGGTCAGCTGCATGTCAAAGCATCCATGTTTTAGGAGGGGCCGCGCCGTGCAGGCGGGCGATGATCGGCACCAGAGACTGGCGCAGGATGTAACTGTCGGGCGCGAGGAGCCGCGCATAAAGCACGCCGTCGCGGATCAGGCTGGCACCGGCTCTGGCAGGCAGCAGCGCGCGCAGGGGGGCAAGCAGCGCCTCGGCATCGGGGGCGGCGTAGATCACGCTCGCCATAGCGCAGTTGCCGCCCGCCGTGGCGGTGCCAGTAAGTTGCGCGTGGATATCGCCGGACAAACGCACAGCATCGGCAAAGATAGGGTGCCCGTCGCGGCGGATCGTGATGTTATCGGCAAAGCGCGCGTCGCGCAGCGTCTCGCCCATGGAGACGCGGCCAAAGACCAGCGGCTCTACACCGAAGAAACAGGCGTCGTCCGTCAGGTCCACCTCCAGCTTGCGGCGCAGGGCGGAGCCGTTGAACAGGATCGTTTCTTGCGGCAGCCAATCGACCCGTGCCCCCGCTTCGGCATCCAGCCGCGTGGTCATCTGCGCCATGGGGCCGGGTTGCGCCAGATAGACGCGCTCGGCCGCTTGGCTGGTCAGGGTCAGCCGGCTGCCCGCACCCGCCGTGGCGGTGATCGACAGTTCATCGCCGCCCGTCATTCCGCCCGAAGTATTGAGGAAAACCCCCGTCAGCCCGCCCGCCGCCGCGCGTGGAAACAGCGCCTTGAAGCAGCCTTGCTGGTAGAGATCGCCAATCACGGACGCGCTGCCATAGGTCTTGCTGCTGATGCGCAACGCCCCGCGGGCGCGGGGTTGCATCGGCACGGAGAAAGCCTGATCGGTATGGGCGGCGATGTTGATGGGGGGCCTCGTCCAGCTGAAAATAACTCCCATCTGGATAGCGTGATTCCCGTCGGGTGCGATCCGAAACGGGCATTTTTGGCGCAATTTCAGGCTGTAACTCGACAGCTGCCTATTATTTGAGCATATTCCGTCAGGGGCTTTGACCCGCAGGCGTGCCGCGGGTCAAAGCAAAAGCATGAGCGGTCTACCCGTAGAAATACTTGGGCAGATAGGTCGCGATCTCGGGGATCAGGATGATCAGCAAGACCCCGATCAGCGTCACGATCACGTAAGGCGTCACAGAGGCATAGATATCGCCCATTGTGACGTCCGGCGGGGCCACCCCTTTGAGGTAAAAGAGGTTAAAGCCGAAGGGCGGGGTCATATACCCGACCTCCATCATGATGATGAAGAGGATGCCGAACCAGATCGGATCAAAGCCATAGCTCTGCACCACGGGCAGGAACACAGGCAGGGTGATCAGCATGATCCCCACCGGATCCAGCACCATGCCAAGGATGAAAAGCACCGCCAGCATAAATACCAGCGACCCCCAACGCCCACCGGGCACAAGGTTCATCATATCCTGGATCAGGCTTTGTGCCCCAAGCGCGGTATAGGCCGTGCTAAAGGCGTGGGCCGCGAACAGGATCCACATGATCAGCGCGGTCAGTTTCAGCGTCGCGACAGAGGCGTCACGGATCACGGCCCATGACAGTTGCCGGTTCACGCCCGTGGCGACCATCGCACCAAAGACACCGATGGCGGCGGCTTCGGTCGGGGTGGCGAACCCGCCAAAGATGGCCCCCAGCACGATCACCACGATCAGGATCGGCAGGATCACCGCCTTGAGAGACCGCAGTTTCTGCCCCCAGTTCGCGCGTTCCTCTTTCGGGAGGGCGGGACCCAGTTCCGGCTGCATCCAGCAGCGTCCGCCGATATAGACGGACACAAGGAAGAACAGCAGCAGCCCCGGCCCGATACCGGCCGCAAACAGACGCCCGACCGACACTTCGGTCAGCAGCGAATACAGTACCATCAGGATCGACGGCGGGATCAGGATGCCCCAACCCCCGCCCGCGTTAATGGCCCCAAGCGCGAGCTTCTTGTCATAGCCGCGTTCCAGCATCTTGGGCAGCGCAATTGTCCCCATCG contains:
- the ureC gene encoding urease subunit alpha; the encoded protein is MTTTLPRSEYAAMYGPTTGDRLRLADTDLIIEVERDLTTYGEEVKFGGGKVIRDGMGQSQVTRANGAVDTVITNALIVDHSGIYKADVALKDGRIAAIGKAGNPDTQPNVDIIIGPGTEVIAGEGRILTAGGFDSHIHFIAPQQMEDALHSGVTTCFGGGTGPAHGTLATTCTPGPWHIGRMLQAMDGVVMNIGLSGKGNASQPGALVEMVNGGACALKLHEDWGTTPAAIDCCLSVADDMDVQVMIHTDTLNESGFVEHTLGAMKGRTIHAFHTEGAGGGHAPDIIKICGEEHVLPSSTNPTRPFTVNTLEEHLDMLMVCHHLDKSIPEDVAFAESRIRRETIAAEDILHDIGAFSIIASDSQAMGRVGEVLIRTWQTADKMRKQRGRLPEETGDNDNFRVKRYIAKYTINPAIAHGVSREVGSIEVGKKADLVLWNPAFFGVKPEMVLMSGMIVVAQMGDPNASIPTPQPVYTRPMFGAYGSALQHCAVTFISEAAQSNGLRDSLGLRKQTIAVQNTRNIGKSDLIHNAATPKVEVNPETYEVRADGELLTCAPAETVPMAQRYFMF
- a CDS encoding urease accessory protein UreD; its protein translation is MGVIFSWTRPPINIAAHTDQAFSVPMQPRARGALRISSKTYGSASVIGDLYQQGCFKALFPRAAAGGLTGVFLNTSGGMTGGDELSITATAGAGSRLTLTSQAAERVYLAQPGPMAQMTTRLDAEAGARVDWLPQETILFNGSALRRKLEVDLTDDACFFGVEPLVFGRVSMGETLRDARFADNITIRRDGHPIFADAVRLSGDIHAQLTGTATAGGNCAMASVIYAAPDAEALLAPLRALLPARAGASLIRDGVLYARLLAPDSYILRQSLVPIIARLHGAAPPKTWML
- a CDS encoding urease subunit beta, translated to MIPGEVLCATGDITLNADRTAITLMVANTGDRPVQVGSHYHFAETNPALDFDRAAARGHRLDIAAGTAVRFEPGQRREVQLIPLAGDRKVYGFNAEVMGAL
- a CDS encoding urease subunit gamma; this translates as MQLTPREKDKLLIAMAAEVARKRLARGVKLNHPEAIALITDTVVEGARDGRSVAEMMQAGAQVITRDDCMEGIAEMIHDVQVEATFPDGTKLVTVHNPIR
- a CDS encoding TRAP transporter large permease, which produces MSVEILTMLFFGALLLFVMLGTPLAFALGGISVIFLYAEMGDLGFYLLASKMWETMQSPTLMAIPLFVFMAILLEKSGVANDLYDMMHEWWGGLRGGLAIGTVLICVIFAAMSGISGAAVVTMGTIALPKMLERGYDKKLALGAINAGGGWGILIPPSILMVLYSLLTEVSVGRLFAAGIGPGLLLFFLVSVYIGGRCWMQPELGPALPKEERANWGQKLRSLKAVILPILIVVIVLGAIFGGFATPTEAAAIGVFGAMVATGVNRQLSWAVIRDASVATLKLTALIMWILFAAHAFSTAYTALGAQSLIQDMMNLVPGGRWGSLVFMLAVLFILGMVLDPVGIMLITLPVFLPVVQSYGFDPIWFGILFIIMMEVGYMTPPFGFNLFYLKGVAPPDVTMGDIYASVTPYVIVTLIGVLLIILIPEIATYLPKYFYG